In Natronomonas halophila, one DNA window encodes the following:
- a CDS encoding HTH domain-containing protein — MLRGLDVWGKSDGEPTIIKAADRDALSGSVTVYVSNSLSPESHDRLRSVLDNFDRLEAAEVVDDVRVTRWPETVEAPTDGPAAAALACYDEFADAVGADTLEPHFEEHSGEGAHERTVEFADICVAIRDDGELTGLYPRADEGASIEDCLTALAAGNPVENV; from the coding sequence ATGCTTCGCGGACTCGACGTATGGGGGAAATCCGACGGGGAACCGACGATAATCAAAGCGGCCGACCGGGACGCACTCAGCGGCAGCGTGACCGTCTACGTCTCGAACTCGCTCTCCCCGGAGAGCCACGACCGTCTGCGGTCGGTGCTCGATAACTTCGACCGGCTCGAGGCCGCCGAAGTCGTCGACGACGTTCGCGTCACGCGCTGGCCCGAGACGGTCGAAGCGCCGACCGACGGTCCCGCCGCCGCGGCGCTTGCCTGCTACGACGAGTTCGCCGATGCCGTTGGCGCCGACACTCTCGAACCGCACTTCGAGGAACACAGCGGCGAGGGCGCCCACGAGCGGACCGTCGAGTTCGCCGACATCTGTGTCGCCATCCGCGATGACGGCGAACTGACCGGCCTCTACCCCCGTGCCGACGAGGGCGCGTCTATCGAGGACTGCCTGACCGCGCTGGCGGCGGGCAACCCCGTCGAGAACGTCTAA
- the rnz gene encoding ribonuclease Z, with amino-acid sequence MSLCVTFLGTGGAVPTTQRNTSSVFLRRDGDRFLFDCGEGTQRQMMRFGTGFAVSEIFVTHLHGDHVLGIPGLLQTMDFNEREAPITIHTPVGTQPDIDRLISATGAEPSYPVHIDAVSDGDVAYEGDDYEIRAFETDHDAKSVGYTLIEEKRKGRFHRDRAEELGVPVGPKFQKLHRGESVELDDGTVVDAEQVVGDARPGRRVVYTGDTRPSDRTVEVAENADLLIHDATFAADNAGRAGQTGHTTATRAAEVANDAGAKRLALVHVSSRYAGNVSPIEREAREVFEGERAFVPDDGDEIEVPFPE; translated from the coding sequence ATGTCCTTGTGTGTGACGTTCCTCGGGACGGGTGGGGCCGTGCCGACGACCCAGCGAAACACGAGTTCGGTCTTCCTCCGCCGCGACGGCGACCGCTTCCTCTTCGATTGCGGCGAGGGAACCCAGCGGCAGATGATGCGGTTCGGCACCGGTTTCGCCGTCTCCGAAATCTTCGTCACACACCTCCACGGCGACCACGTCCTCGGCATTCCCGGCCTCCTGCAGACGATGGACTTCAACGAGCGGGAGGCCCCCATCACCATCCACACCCCGGTCGGCACCCAACCCGACATCGACCGTCTGATTTCGGCGACCGGTGCCGAACCCTCCTATCCCGTCCACATCGACGCCGTCTCCGACGGCGACGTGGCCTACGAGGGCGACGACTACGAGATTCGGGCCTTCGAGACCGACCACGACGCCAAGTCGGTCGGCTACACGCTCATCGAGGAGAAACGCAAGGGGCGGTTCCACCGCGACCGCGCCGAGGAGTTGGGCGTCCCCGTCGGTCCGAAGTTCCAGAAACTCCACCGCGGCGAGAGCGTCGAGCTCGACGACGGCACCGTCGTCGACGCCGAACAGGTCGTCGGCGATGCCCGCCCCGGCCGCCGGGTCGTCTACACCGGTGATACCCGACCCTCGGACCGGACCGTCGAGGTCGCCGAAAACGCCGACCTGCTGATTCACGACGCCACCTTCGCCGCCGACAACGCCGGCCGTGCCGGTCAGACCGGCCATACGACTGCGACACGGGCTGCCGAAGTCGCCAACGACGCTGGCGCGAAACGGCTGGCGCTGGTTCACGTCTCTTCTCGGTACGCCGGCAACGTCTCGCCGATTGAGCGGGAAGCACGCGAGGTGTTCGAGGGAGAGCGGGCCTTCGTTCCTGATGATGGTGACGAGATTGAGGTCCCGTTCCCGGAGTAG
- the twy1 gene encoding 4-demethylwyosine synthase TYW1 produces MPKQVSDPDYHSENHTAAQTCGWTANALRGEGRCYKNHFYGIQSHRCIQMTPVVKCNERCVFCWRDHSGHAYELDGVEWDDPEAVVDASIDLQRKLLSGFGGNDDVPREVFEEAMEPRHVAISLDGEPTLYPYLPELIEAFHDRDITTFLVSNGTNPDVLAECDPTQLYVSVDAPDRKTFDEVVKAVDDDAWDNLIDTLDVLAEKDETRTVLRTTLLNGYNMETPEWYAAMVDRADADFVEMKAYMHVGNSRDRLDRDIMPDHEDVLAFTEDVGEFLPEFPVIRDIEASRVALLAQEEDTWVPELKGGSEFWSEGTYAKSD; encoded by the coding sequence ATGCCCAAGCAGGTCAGCGACCCCGATTACCACAGCGAGAACCACACGGCCGCCCAGACCTGCGGGTGGACGGCCAACGCCCTCCGGGGAGAGGGCCGCTGTTACAAGAACCACTTCTACGGTATCCAATCGCACCGCTGTATCCAGATGACGCCCGTCGTCAAGTGCAACGAGCGGTGTGTCTTCTGCTGGCGGGACCACTCCGGCCACGCCTACGAACTCGACGGCGTCGAATGGGACGACCCCGAGGCGGTCGTCGACGCCTCCATCGACCTCCAGCGCAAACTCCTCTCTGGATTCGGCGGCAACGACGACGTCCCCCGCGAAGTTTTCGAGGAGGCCATGGAACCACGTCACGTCGCCATCTCGCTGGACGGCGAACCGACGCTGTATCCCTACCTCCCGGAACTCATCGAGGCCTTCCACGACCGCGATATCACCACGTTCCTCGTCTCCAACGGTACCAACCCGGACGTGCTGGCCGAATGCGACCCCACGCAACTCTACGTCAGCGTCGACGCCCCCGACCGCAAGACCTTCGACGAGGTCGTCAAGGCCGTCGACGACGACGCGTGGGACAACCTTATCGACACGCTGGACGTGCTGGCCGAGAAGGACGAGACCCGCACCGTCCTCCGGACCACGCTCCTGAACGGCTACAACATGGAGACGCCCGAATGGTACGCCGCGATGGTCGACCGCGCCGACGCCGACTTCGTCGAAATGAAGGCCTACATGCACGTCGGCAACTCCCGAGATAGGCTCGACCGTGATATCATGCCCGATCACGAAGACGTCCTCGCGTTCACCGAGGACGTCGGCGAGTTCCTCCCCGAGTTCCCCGTGATTCGGGATATCGAGGCGTCGCGTGTTGCGTTGCTCGCGCAGGAGGAGGACACTTGGGTGCCCGAGCTTAAGGGTGGCTCCGAGTTCTGGAGTGAGGGCACCTACGCGAAAAGCGACTAG